The following proteins are co-located in the Nerophis ophidion isolate RoL-2023_Sa linkage group LG04, RoL_Noph_v1.0, whole genome shotgun sequence genome:
- the LOC133550743 gene encoding uncharacterized protein LOC133550743, translating into MWLLGSADSGILMQSSMPSGKTKPMGINGASPPPSPPPSPPSSPPPSPPSSPPPSPPSSPPPSPPSSPPPSPSSSPPPSPPSSPPPSPPSSPPPSPPSSPPPSPPSSPPPSGISSVT; encoded by the coding sequence ATGTGGCTGTTGGGATCCGCAGATTCGGGAATCCTGATGCAAAGTTCAATGCCTTCGGGCAAGACAAAACCGATGGGGATTAATGGAGCGTCACCGCCGCCATCACCGCCGCCATCACCCCCTTCGTCACCGCCGCCATCACCCCCTTCGTCACCGCCGCCATCACCCCCTTCGTCACCGCCGCCATCACCCCCTTCGTCACCGCCGCCATCACCCTCTTCGTCACCGCCGCCATCACCCCCTTCGTCACCGCCGCCATCACCCCCTTCGTCACCGCCGCCATCACCCCCTTCGTCACCGCCGCCATCACCGCCGTCATCACCGCCGCCATCAGGGATATCGTCAGTCACTTGA